In Posidoniimonas corsicana, the genomic window CAAGCCTTTCCCGTGGCGCCCCTGGTGACTTCTCTGCCGGTTAGGCAAGCGGCGCCGGCACAAATGTGAACATTCGGTGAACGGCCCCGGTTGGCGAGGCCGACTCCACGGTGCTACCATGCGGTAAACGGCGTGCGGGATTCGGCTCAGGCGGAGCAATAACCGGACGCCCGCCGCGAAATAGGTGAGGGCCCCCCCTACTCCCGCCCCGCGCACACAACGCCAACCACCAGCGTGTTGGGTCAGCGACCAACTCGTGACGCCCAACCCGCATCCTTCTGAAACGACAAGGAGACCCTTATGAAGCGATTTGCCCTTTCGACCATGCTGCTGGCCCTCCTGGGCCTTACTGTTGGCTGCGGCGGCGCCGCCACTGACGAGGCCGCTCCCGAGGTTGAAGCCCCGCCTGTGGGAGTCGAAGAGACCGAAGTGGTCGAAACCGAGGAAGAAGCCCCGGCCGAGTAAACTCAGCTCGCGACCGTTGAAACACAAGCGGCCGGCGTCCCTCGCGACGCCGGCCGCTTTTCTTGTGGCCCGAACCCTCCGCCGTCCGATAGTTGTCCTTCCAGGCGGGCGGCAGCCGCACAAAGCCGCCTTGACCAGACCGCCGACATTGCGTAGTTTTTGGTTAAGTTTAACGGTTGTTCGGGTCGATCCGTTAAGTACGCCCGGCAGCGAGCACGAGGCGTCGGGTCGCCGACCGACCCGGCCAACATTTCATGGCGCCGTGGCCAAGTGGCTAAGGCATCGGATTGCAAATCCGACATCCCCGGTTCGAATCCGGGCGGCGCCTCTCAGAAGAACCCCATGAAACACCTTGTTTCGTGGGGTTTTTTCGTGTCGGATCGGACTCCGTTGGCCTAGGTGAGTTGTCAGCAGTTATCACTAAATCGCCCCCGTTGCCACGATTTGGTGCAACCACTGGTGCAACCGAAGGAGACGAGGGCTGCCCCCGGTCGCTGTCTCTGGGTTGACTTCGGGGGCATGATGCCTCCAAGGGCAGACTTGGAAGCTTCTCGAGGGCGCCGGCAACGTCGAGCATCCGCGGGTCGGTGTAGACGTTCATCGTCAGGTCGATCGAGCTATGCCGCATCGCCGCCTGGGCGGTCCTCGGAGTGACTCCCCCGGCCGAGAGCAGAGACCCGAAACTGTGCCGCAGAGCGTGGATGTCGAGCGTCCTGCCGCGGTCGTCTGCTTTTGGGATGCCCGCCACCTCTAGGTCGCGGTCAAACACTGCAATCGGGACCGGCGGCATGGTGAACAGCTTCCTGTCGGCTGATGGAAGCCCACCATCTTCCATGGTTTGGCAAGGCTCGCCGGGTTTCTCGCCCTGCGCACTTAGCTGACCAATCCATTGCCGAAGATCGTCTGCCAGATCGCTCCGGAGAGGAGCCTCGGTGCGCTGTCGGTTCTTCGCATGCTTGGCTTCTAGAATCGCGTAGGGAGTAGCCGTATCAAGCACCAGCGAGCCGACTGTAAGCGAAGCTAGTTCGCCGCGCCGCAGGCCAGTCAATACGAGCGTCTTGTAGAAGAGAGCCCTTTGACGCCCCAAGGATTCGAGCCGGGTGATCGTCTCTGGTTCGGCTGTGAGGCGGTCTTTCGCCCGCGCAATGCATGCCTGCAGATTCTCCAGCCTCAGCGGCTCGAACTGCCAGGTATCACGCTTGCTACGCCGTTCGGACTCATCCTTAGGCACGGTTAGTCGGCCCCGCTCGGCCAGTGGACGCCAGCAGGCTGCGTTGAGTAGCCTCCGCAACTCATCAGCGGTCATTGCCCTTCGCTGGCGTCGGATGTCAACCTTCTGGTCGAGGTTACCGATCCGCTTTGTGGGATCCGCCGAGAGCCTTGATGCCGCAACTGCCCAACGGCAGAATGCCCCCACTGCTTGCAGGTAACTGTTGCGGGTCCGAGGGGAGAGCCCCTCAGCGACTTGTGCAGAGAGCCATTGCTCAATCGGCGTGGCAACGATGTCCCGCATCGAACACATCGCACACTCTTGAAATACCCGCCGCGCCAACCGATCGCAGTCGGCGATATGCCTCGCACAGCGACCTCTGTTGCGCAGGTGTGTCATGTAGTCATTCAAGCTCTCAGCGATTGGCGTCGCGAGCCAATCGCGGACCTCGTCCTCGGTCTGCGTGACGATCCCAGACCGGACCCGTTCCGCACGCGCTAGGTGGTCGTTCAACACCGCCTGGGCAGCGTCCTTTGACCGGCATCCCGTGGCGACCTCTCTGACAACGCCAGAGCCGTCGCGGTACTTGGCGGTGTAGGTGCTGGCCTCGGTACGGATCCGCAGTCTGCCGTCTTCCCCCTGTATGACCGGCGCCGTTTGGCGCCTCCCATTGCGGCCCCGCCACGTTGCTAGCCGCACCCCGTTCTTGACGTAGCACTCCGCCGATGCCGGCAGGTTTCGAGTTACTGTCTTGCGGAAGACTGATCCCATTTTGTTCTCGCTTGCTCTGCTTAACGGTAGTAGTCGTAGCGCGTTATCTTGCGAATGGGCTACTCGAGATCCGCGTCGAAGAGTTGGAAGTAGGTCTTCGGGCGACCTCCGCCAGGGCCGGGGGTTGTGGTGAACCAGGCCCCCAATCCTTCCTTCCGTAGGTTGTTCAGCGCCATTTCTGCTTCATTCGCCGATCTAATCGCGCTGCCTTTCCGCTTCGCAAGCCGACCTCGTACGACGTCGCTTGCGGTTACACTCCCCCCCTGCTCTAGAATCCAGCCCACGAGGTCTTCTGATTGCCGGTCTGCTAGCGTTTGCGACAGCATTGAGTAAACCCGCATCGTCTCTGCCTTGAACCACTCTGTGAGCTCGATTGCGGTCTCCAATGTGCCGTCCGAAACGAAGTCGTCCTCGCTGCCGTCTTCGGACACGTCGCCAACGGCCACCTTGACGCAATGCAAGACCAGCGCGAGGCGTAGTGGAATCTCTTCAAGCTTCGCCCAAGCAGCGGCCCTGCTGCCCACGAATGCGCTTCCCGATGCGTTGTGGCGATCATACCACTGCTTGTACCTTTGAGCGGCGTCTTCGCCGAGGGCGACCTCTCTTGGATGCGGACGTCCCAGGCAATCCGATTCGAGGTCTATATCCCACAGCCCGTCGAGGACTTGCTGCACCCGCCAGTCGACAGAGGCATCGACCTCCTCGTCACGCCACACCTTGGGTAGGCGAGGCGGGGCGGTCAGCAGAAAGCGGGCGAGAAGTCCTGAGTCTTCAGCGTCTTGTCCGATGAGGCGCCTAAACATGCCCGGCTGAATACCGCCTATGATTGAAACCGAGGGCGCCCAAACGGTAATTGTGGGCGGGACTCCCGTCTTTCGGTCAACCACGAGTCGTTCGGCGGAATAGAAAGACAAGTACTGCGGCATCTGCGATCCCTTGCTGTACTTCTCGAACGAGTTGAGCCAGGCGCCCAACTCGTCCTGGACCATTAGAAGGCCTTTGGGGTTCTCCTGAAGTAGAACCGCGAGGGCCTCGATCGTTGTGTCAGCCACAACAATCCGGCGTTCATCCGGCTTCGTCGGCGGCTCAGGTGGGGCGACTCCGTCGGACGCGGCCTTATCCCATTTCCGGCGGTCCTTCTCGTAGAACGCAAGCAACCGATTGTAATCTTCCCAGGCTGGAGCGGTGCGTAGCTGTTCTTGAGCTTCGAGTTCATCCAGTGCACTTCGGACTACCCTCATCGCAGGACTCTTCTGAGTCCCACTTTCACCTATCACGGCCGCCCAGAGGATTGGGGGCACCTTCCAGTTGCTTCGCACTCTGAGTCTCGCCGTGTTCCCAATCACCGCACCAACTGCGGTCACCAGCGGAACTGCGACATAGGAGGCGTCGCACCCCATGACCTTCGCGTGTGCCTGAACGAAGTCATCTAATGGGTAGGGAAGAAGCTCTGATGGAAAGGGCCTAAACTGTTCTCTGAGGGTCGGCTGGCGCGACCGTCTTTGTTCGGGTAGCTGTGCAATCTGCTCAGCTAAGTTCCTTCCGATCTGTTCGGGCTCGGCTGCGTCTCCGAAGCCGTCGACCCAGTCAGCTAGGCTCTCTGCTCCGAGGATGCCACGCACTTCAACCACCCGTACGCTCAGTCGGGGCTCGCATCTCAACAGTCGTTCGATTGCAAGATCAGTAAACCCGCGGTCATCAGCTGGCTCAAGGAGAACGACCGCAGAGCGACCCGAGTAGCCGGTGAACGGATCGGCCTCACTGTGTCCGTCGGGTGGCGCGACCACGACGTGAAGCCCGAGTGAAGCGAGCTGCTCTCGCGCCTGTTCCGTCCCTACTACGTACAGCGCGGAGCGTTCTGGATTGCCGCAAACATCCGTCTCCTCATTTGATGCCGTCGAGTCTCCAGTGATGTCGTGTGAAGCCCCGCCCGCGCAGGCAGCAGCCTCAGCTGCGCGGGCTGCGGCCAGCCCTGCCTTGTCAAACCTCACGTCCCATTCCGCGCTGCCTTCGGCGACGGTCCGCGGTGGAAGGTCACGTGTCGCGTCCCACTTGCGGGGCTCCTGAAGGGGCCTCTTGTCGCCTTCTTGGCGGGCCCCTGAGGGGGAGACAGGATTGGCGCCTGCTGCTGAGGAGGGAGTTTCGAGTCTCTTGCCGTCATCCATGTAGAACTCCTGTAATTCGATCACTGGTGCGCTACTTGCCCACCGTCCTTGCCACACCGCACCGCTACGACCGCCGACGCATCTTAAGTCCTGGTGGCTTGTTTCCGGCGGCGTCCCACGCATCGAGTTCCGAGATCCGCCACCGCCTCAGGCGGCCAAACTCGCGAGGCTGCGGCGCCTTGCCGGTGTCAGACAGCCGCCGCCAGGTAGACGGCGAGACAGCGTACCGAGCGGCACACTCGTTGACGTCGTAGAACTCTCGAAGATCTCTGTCTTCCGGAGAGCAGAACCTCTCCGGTTGCTGACCGCCGTCGCTTGGCTTGTCGTCCGAATGCATTCCACAATCTCGCTTCAGGAGCTCGGCAAGATTCCATCCCGCCAGCCTCCTCCTGGAGTTAGTCGCCCTCATGGCGACCCGATTAGAAGCGGCCTGACCAATGGCCGCGCGCTGAATCAACCCGATGCGGACAAGGCCTCCGCGCTACCAAGGCCTAGAGCCGTTCTTGACGACGTCGCAAGTGCGTCGTTCCGACGAGGGGCAAATCTTACCTACCCGAGGCTGCCGATCAAGGTGATTCTAGCGTCTCTAACGCCTAACAATGCGTCGCACTGCTTCGCATTTTGCTTCGCTCGGTGAGCGCTGAACGAGACTGTCAAGGTGATCGCACGTAGGTTCCTCCCCCAACAGAATGGGAACCATGGGAACTTCTTTAAGAAAAAAACTTCCCCGGCTCACCTAATGGGGCCAGCAACCACTCCACAAGAGGGGGCTGCTACTAGGACTAGCCACCGGACCTCAAACCCTCGGTACAAGTCACTGGCGATGTGCTGAAGGTGCAATCGAGCGTGCTCTCCGGACAACCAGTGCCTGCACTCAAGACAAGCTCGCGTCATCGGATTCTGCCTTGTATGGTGGGTCGAGGGGCGATACGCGGTCTCCAACCACCGTAGCCGGCCGTGATCGCAGTTGGCCGAACTGGTTCGCGGGAATCTCCAGACCCCAAGAGTGATTCACGGTTCTAGGCGTCAATAAGGGGGCGTTCCCACGGAGTGACGCAAGGACCGCCACACCCGGAGCTTCGGAGACAATCAACTGCACGCACCTCGCTGGAGCCTGCCGTAGGGTTCCTTCACTGAGAGTAGGGTCGTACCTCTGCATGGAGGACAACGGTGACACCATGCACGCAGCATCGACCAATCGACCAGCGCGGGCGCCGCACCAAGCCACCTGACGATGACGTAGTCCAAGCGTGAGTTACCGTTGTGCCTCGATTGCGATCAGATCCACTAGCAGCCCGGAATTGCTAATAGCCCGACCTACGGGGAGCAAACCTCTACACAACTGCCAAGATTCCCTGAAATCCGGAGTTCCGTAGAACCTTGTCGCGGTAGAACGGCAGGTGGAATAGGTGCTGCGAGTTCATCCTAGAGCAAAGGCAAGGCTCCGTTCAGCGAACAGAGGTCACCGCCGGCGAAGGCCCCGCCCTGTTGAGGGCAAGCCCTCCAACAACCAAACCTGCCTGCTCAACCCCTGTCGCTCTTGAGCACTACTTCAGAACTACAAGGCGACCTGCCCGTCGATACGCCATCGGGCACCTGTCGGCTGTCTCGCGTGCCGTGGCGTCACCTTCGGCTCGGCGGCAGAAGGGTCGAGGCGGTAGCTGAGTGCGTAACCTTCCATGGAGCCGCTCCAAATGCCGAGAACGAAGATCGCGGTGAAGGCGCCTGCAGGTCGCCCGGTTCTGCGATCGCTGCAACTGATGCGGCCGATACAATCGTCGCAAGGGGACTCCCAGACATCGCCGCAAGGACAGATTCTCGGCACGTTCACCTGGAGTGAACTAGGGTTCAGATGAGCGGGTGTGTATCGCGCATGCTCTGCTCCTTTTCACCACACTCATCTTCCGCTTCCCGTCGTCTACAGGGCAACCTGCCGCGCGCCGCGAGGCATCGGCACTCTAACGACTGCCTAGCAACGTGTGCTTGGCTATAGAACCTCGATTGGGCGTGGGCCGTTTCGCCGGCTCGCGGTCGCCAGGAGACTGTTTCACCTCATGAACACAGTAGACGCTGAGAGCCTGACGTTTTCGAAGTGTGACAACATCTCGTTGCAACTCGCCCGCACGACCGACGACTACCTGGGCGCGTTTACCCTGGTGCACGATTCGTACGTTCGAGCTGACCTAAGCGATCCCCATCCGATGGGCCTGAGGATTATGCCGCACCAGCTCCTCGACACATCGCAGGTATTCGTCGCCAAGTACGATGAACGCGTTATCAGCACCCAGACCGTCGTTGTCGACTCGCCCTTGGGGCTGCCCATGGAATCGATCTACCCGGACGTCATCGGCAGGCACCGCGCGAGCGGTCGACGGCTGGCCGAGGTATGCTGCCTGGCCGACCGCCGGCTAAGTCCTAAGCGGTTCTTCGACCTGTTCTCAGAGCTGAGCCGGTTGATGGCCCAATTCGCTCTGCGGCACGGCGTCGACGACCTGTGGATCGCTTGCCACCCCCGCCACGCCAAACTGTATGAACGCCGCATGGGATTCCAGCTGATGGGCGACGAGCGGGACCACCCGCTTGTGAAAGGGAACCCGGCGGTCCCGCTCCGCGTCGACCTTATCAATCTCCGCGAGGAGTACCCCAAGGTGTGGACGCAGTTCTTCAGCGAACCGATTTCGGAGCCCGCCCTCGCACCAACACCGCACCCCGAGGCCGACTGGGAATACTTCCAGCGAATCGCGGAGGGGTGTGTGGGGGAGTTCGCTGAGAGCTCTCCCCACGTGGCAGCCTGATAGCATCAGGCTGGTCAAGCCGGGCAGCTAGGCAAATCCTGCCGGAAACAACGGCCGCGGCCGAGTTTGGCGTCTGTAGTGCCGATAATGCGCGATACGCCCCGTATCACGCCCGCGCCCTACGGCTCCACCATGCGTTCCGCCCTTCTCGCCCTGCTGATCCTCTGGCCTGCCGCGCAGCCCGCGGCGGCGGAGACTCTGTGGGACCTGTGGCGGACGGCGGCCACGAACAATCCCGGGATCACCGCCACCAGACTTGAGACTCAAGCGGCCGGCAGCGAGGCCCTGGCTGCCGAGGCCAAGCTGGCGCCGTCCGCATCGATCAAGACCGGCTACACGTTTCGGAGCAGCGAGCCGAGCTTCGTCGGCAGCCAACCCCAACTGGGCTTCAGCTCGTTCCGTCTGCCCTACGCGCAGCAGCAGGCCGCCAACCTTGCCGCGCGGGTTAACGTGCCCCTATGGACCGCGGGGCGGCTAGAGAGTTCTGCGGCGGCCGCGCACTCTCGTCAGCACGCTTCACGCGAGGCAGCGTGCTGGGCGGAGATGCAGCTCCGCATGGCGGTGGCCGACGCTTTCGTGCGAGTGCTGCAGGCCGACGCCGAACTGATCGCCGCCGGCCGCCTGCTGAAGAGCTCAGAGGCGATCGCGTCGGATACCCGCCAGCGGTCGATACAGCAGCTAGCAACCGACCAGCGGGTGCTCGAATCACGAGTTCTGGTGCTGGAATCGCAGCAGCGACTCGTCGAGGCGAGGAACTCTCAGCAGGACTCGGTCGCCGAGCTCAACCAGCTTCTCGGACGCCCCTTGGACTACCGGGTTGAGCTCGCGGAGCCCTATCTCGCCCCGTTGAGCCAGACCCGCGCCGAGTTGGCCGAGCTCTCCCAGACCACCCGCCCAGACATCCTCGAGTTGGTGCGAATGGTGCGAATGCACGAACACGACGCGGCCGGTTGGAAGGCCGCCAAGAAGCCGCAGGTTACCGCCGAGGTCGGCTACGACTTCGAGGAGAACCGGTTCCAGTCGCCGCAGGGCATCGCCAGCGCCGGGGTCGTCGTTGACCTGAACGTCTTCGATGCAGGACAGAAACGCGAGCAATCAGAAGCCGCGCGGTGCCGGGCCTCGGCAATGACCGCCTCCTTACGCGAGCGTCAGAACGAGGCCGCACTCGAGGTGTTGCAAGCCTGGAATGCTCGGAGCCAAGCGCTCAGTGCAGAGCAGCTCGCCGCAGAGAGCCTTACGCTCGCCCTCGAGTACCATCGATCAATGCAGAAACGCTACGAGCAGGGACTTGTGGTTGAATCCGACCTAGAAACCGCCACAGCGCGGCTGGTCGAGGCCCGAACTCAAATGACCTACGCCCGTACGAACCGCATCCTAAGCCAAATACAGCTTCGATTTGTTGCAGGATTGCTCGGGCCGGCGATGCACGTCGTAGAGTGACCCGCAAACGCAACGCTGCAACCTACTCAAAAGTCTCGAAACTCCGCTCCGGCTCGCCCGACAGGTGGGCGGCTTCGCCGTGACTCTCCCCGACTCTCTCGAGGAGCGACGCATTGACTCGCAGGAGTTCGCGATTCTGATCGCCCAATTGGCGATTCGCCAAGACGATGCGGTTGCAGTAGGCCGACTTGGACCGTTCTCCGAGAGCGAGCCCAACTAAGAATGAAAGCAGCAGGGCCAGAATGCCGTACATTGCCTTCGTCGACACCGGATCGGCGTGGAATGTCTGCCAACTCGCGAATGCA contains:
- a CDS encoding YfjI family protein: MDDGKRLETPSSAAGANPVSPSGARQEGDKRPLQEPRKWDATRDLPPRTVAEGSAEWDVRFDKAGLAAARAAEAAACAGGASHDITGDSTASNEETDVCGNPERSALYVVGTEQAREQLASLGLHVVVAPPDGHSEADPFTGYSGRSAVVLLEPADDRGFTDLAIERLLRCEPRLSVRVVEVRGILGAESLADWVDGFGDAAEPEQIGRNLAEQIAQLPEQRRSRQPTLREQFRPFPSELLPYPLDDFVQAHAKVMGCDASYVAVPLVTAVGAVIGNTARLRVRSNWKVPPILWAAVIGESGTQKSPAMRVVRSALDELEAQEQLRTAPAWEDYNRLLAFYEKDRRKWDKAASDGVAPPEPPTKPDERRIVVADTTIEALAVLLQENPKGLLMVQDELGAWLNSFEKYSKGSQMPQYLSFYSAERLVVDRKTGVPPTITVWAPSVSIIGGIQPGMFRRLIGQDAEDSGLLARFLLTAPPRLPKVWRDEEVDASVDWRVQQVLDGLWDIDLESDCLGRPHPREVALGEDAAQRYKQWYDRHNASGSAFVGSRAAAWAKLEEIPLRLALVLHCVKVAVGDVSEDGSEDDFVSDGTLETAIELTEWFKAETMRVYSMLSQTLADRQSEDLVGWILEQGGSVTASDVVRGRLAKRKGSAIRSANEAEMALNNLRKEGLGAWFTTTPGPGGGRPKTYFQLFDADLE
- a CDS encoding helix-turn-helix transcriptional regulator; the protein is MHSDDKPSDGGQQPERFCSPEDRDLREFYDVNECAARYAVSPSTWRRLSDTGKAPQPREFGRLRRWRISELDAWDAAGNKPPGLKMRRRS
- a CDS encoding N-acyl amino acid synthase FeeM domain-containing protein, producing the protein MNTVDAESLTFSKCDNISLQLARTTDDYLGAFTLVHDSYVRADLSDPHPMGLRIMPHQLLDTSQVFVAKYDERVISTQTVVVDSPLGLPMESIYPDVIGRHRASGRRLAEVCCLADRRLSPKRFFDLFSELSRLMAQFALRHGVDDLWIACHPRHAKLYERRMGFQLMGDERDHPLVKGNPAVPLRVDLINLREEYPKVWTQFFSEPISEPALAPTPHPEADWEYFQRIAEGCVGEFAESSPHVAA
- a CDS encoding TolC family protein, producing the protein MRSALLALLILWPAAQPAAAETLWDLWRTAATNNPGITATRLETQAAGSEALAAEAKLAPSASIKTGYTFRSSEPSFVGSQPQLGFSSFRLPYAQQQAANLAARVNVPLWTAGRLESSAAAAHSRQHASREAACWAEMQLRMAVADAFVRVLQADAELIAAGRLLKSSEAIASDTRQRSIQQLATDQRVLESRVLVLESQQRLVEARNSQQDSVAELNQLLGRPLDYRVELAEPYLAPLSQTRAELAELSQTTRPDILELVRMVRMHEHDAAGWKAAKKPQVTAEVGYDFEENRFQSPQGIASAGVVVDLNVFDAGQKREQSEAARCRASAMTASLRERQNEAALEVLQAWNARSQALSAEQLAAESLTLALEYHRSMQKRYEQGLVVESDLETATARLVEARTQMTYARTNRILSQIQLRFVAGLLGPAMHVVE